From the Odontesthes bonariensis isolate fOdoBon6 chromosome 9, fOdoBon6.hap1, whole genome shotgun sequence genome, the window AAGCTTCAATTCTTTTGTTCAGGTGTTCTCATGTCATCTCTTCAGACTACAAtccactgttaaaaaaaaaaaactgtttaagttTAAGTTATCAGTCATCACCAGATCAGCATATGGAATGGAGGGATGAAATATGTCACCAACATATTCTGCTAAACTACGTGTAAGACAGTGGAATAGTTTCAAAAACCATTCTGTATCTAATATCAGGATCAAGATCTTTACACAACACAAGAACCAATGACGTCCTTCAAGGGGACAAAAATCATTGATATGTGACCAAAATGAGGGCTAGGATTGGCCTTATAATAGCCTGGAATCTTTACTAGAATATTCATAAAGGAAAATCTTTCTTCCTCTGGTCTGTACGGTATCATACTGGTCAAAATCAGGTACTTCAAGGCAAACCCAGTCATAATCGCAAATGCAACAGAgtactgtccagatgttttgctGTGTAACTGCTGATGATTTCCCTCATCTTCCTAGAGGTTTCTTATCCATTGTTTTGGTTGTTTCCTTGACAAAGTTTCCTTAACATTTATACACATTCACTTCTCAACATTTAAGGACTCCACCCAACTCAACACGGAGAAATTTGTGGCAATAAAAAAGGATGCGTTTAACTATTCAGTCCTGCGTTCTCTGTACATTATGTCCACTTATGCAAACTAAATAAGCTACTATcacagctgggtgtctgacagcttAATGGACAGCATTTGTTGTAGATGAGtttatatattaaaatattgtcaTTATTAAAATTTTATTATAAATCTCAATATCTCAACTATTGCAAAGAAATACTTTTTTCAAGTATTGCCTTGAAATAACTTCTATCCCACATATGTGTCTTTTGTGTGTGACTCACAAAATTTAGAAGACTTACAATAAAAGAAACTTAATTTGCTAAACTTCATGTTGCCCACCTGTGGTATGCCCGACTTCTTCAAGATGTCAGTGAGAATGGACAGAACCTGTGTGTAGGCGAAGCTATCATAAGCCTTCATGTTCAAGTAGTTGCTACACTCTTTTCCCAGTCTTTTAAGGCGTTCCTCCTCTTCTTTGGTAAGTTCTTTGCCCTCAGTGACATGATGAGCGAAGCGACGCAGAAGATGGCGAAAGTGGAATAGTGTGGCTTGGCCCAGCTCAATAGGCTTGCAGGAATCTCTTTTAATTGTGTTCGGCAGCAAGCTCAAGCCCATTTTGTTCAGGATCTTGTTTCCTGAAACAGGAAATACAAAATTTGACATTGCATGTGTTGTGTCCCCAATGTTTAccatttttctctccctttgcaCAAACCCTTTGCCTTTTAAGTGTCCAGTGTACATTCATATCCAGCAGAGGTAGACATACACCATGCATTCCTATGTTATTGTATCAGAGAGGCTGCCTGATGGTTAATACTGGATCTCCAAATCTTGTGGTTCATTAACATACCTGAGAAGTCTTGCAATGGGTTTTGCCCAAAGTGTGTTGACGCCCAGTACCAGGCATGTCCTCCAACCAGTAGCCCTCCTCCCTCTGCCACAAAGTTTTGGATTTCCTCTACATGTTTGTCGCTGTAtgcctcacacacaaacacactcaggtCTTGCCTAAACTCTGTCTTCTCACACTTTAATCCTAAATTGGATAAAATCTTCATTCCTGGTACAAAACCAATGACCCCATTTCGGCCTTGGTCCAGCCAGTGAATTGCATTCTTCCAAAATGATGCCATTTTCTGTAATAAAAAAATAGTGGTTAATACTTTGGGGATATCATCAATTTTTACAAGGACAAAAAGTTTTTTTAGCACACCATTTATATAACCAACAAAATGTTGCTATAAGTTACAGTCTAGATAAAAGATGTCAAAAGTAACTACACATTAACCTACAAAAGATCAACAATTTATAACAATGTATTTTATAAGTGATAGAGGAATTTTCATCATTGCTTCCTTAAAATTATGAATATTTCTAACTCAAAATGCACCTCAAATCCCAGAAGAGTTTCATGCGTAACCACAATGACTCGCCCCCGCCCATAGTAGGATCCTGCCAAGAACACACATTGCTCCTCAGTGACACCAATGGGGAAGGCTAGAGGGCCGTGGACCAGAGAGTCAGAGGCTGCAAAATCTCCCTGCAGGTCAAACTCTGAAATCCCTTTGAGCAGGAACTCCAGGTCTTCCTTGAAATTTTTCCCAACACTATATTATGGGAAGAAGATAGAGGCAGAAACCCAAAGGGGAGACAAAGCATAAAgaatcatttcaaaataaaccCTTTTTCATGCACAGTATCAGTTTTAAGAAATAAGATTTTCAGCAAAGGCTTGTTTGGTTTCTTTGTAACTTCATAAGAAGAATAAATGTTGGCACTTGAATGTTACATTTTAACATTTATGTTACATTTTTAACCCCATATATGGATGTAACAACATTCATACATTATAATGGTTATACTTCTGTAGTGTTTTGTGTATTGGTAAGATTTACGGACAAGAGCAAGGTATAATTAtctgattaaaagaaaaatctgaaaaatggaaTGAAAAAAAGCACATGCTTACTCTAAAGACATCCAGGTGGATGGGATGTCAGGGTAGATTGGCAGGTTTTCTGCAGCTGCATATTCGGCAGAGAAGTAGATCCCTGCCACCCCTGACACTTTATTTCCTGGAAACTTAAGGATTGTGTTTTCAGCAGGGTTATGTGCAGCCCAGTTCCATGCTTGTCCCCCTATCAGCACCCCTCCTCCTGCTTTCAGAAAAGCCACCAGCTCTCTTGGGTCTTCACCAACGGTGTAGGCAAACACCAACCTCTAGATTTTCACTAAAGGCCTCCACAACATGGATTTGGAAGGTGGATGTATTGAGATTATCATCAACTCCCTTTAGTTGGTTTTGCAGCCCCACATTGGGATTTCCAGATTCCCCTCTCAGCCAGGTTAGAGCATTCTCTACTAGATCAGGAAAGGCAAACAAGTAGGTCTCATGGCCCACAGCCACAATTCTTCCATTGCCGTATCGCGAAGCAGCCATCAGAACATGGCCATGGCTGTTCATTAATAAAGGAAAGGCATGCTCTCCATTCAACACCAGGTTACAGGGAACAGAGGTTCCCCGTAGGTCCAGCTCTCTTAGGCCTCTCATCAGAAACCTGTAATCCTCTTCATGGTGAGACTGGCTTGGTTGGTGAGACATGGTGAGAGGAATCAATGCTCTAAAGGTGGGATGAGAAGTTTAATGGATATTGGAAAGGTTCCTGGATGTAAATGGAGATTAAAGATGGATATGGAGGTATATTGTGTCAGTGAGGATGTCCTGTTGTTTGTAGAACAGAGAAAGTTGGCAAAgcttaaaataaaatattttatacATCTATACATCTATCTATTATACATCTTTAAAGTCACAACATTTTCAAAGTTTTGATTTTATCAAAGCAAAAAAGTTACTTTTACCTGAGTGTAAAGCCAGTCTTGGCACTGCAGTTTCCCAAATAGAGCTCTATcacaaagaagaagagaggagaaaGCACAGAAGCTGCAGAGGAAGTGAGGAGGCACTatttaaaggaaaagagaaagacATGATGAGGAGGGACTACAGTCATCAGCCAATGAATAGGTTGCGAAAGATCAGACAAGCTGGATTCTACAAATAACTGTTCAGTAGAGCATGTTCACATCATACTTGGACACACCTCTGCACACCTGTCTAGGTGGAGTAACCATATAAGGCTCTATCTGGCTTACCAGCATGAGCATTTTGGAGGGCAGTGTCTACCTTAAGTACACTCCAGTTTATAACTAACTACCTGGCAGTTTGTTTATCTCTTTCAGGAGGAAAGAGATAAACAGGTTGGTGTCTTGCAGGAGGTCATCTACAGGTTATACACAGAACACAGTAATCCCTAGTAACAGAGAACGTAAATAAAACGTTTGACTTTGGTTCTCTAAAGGTTTGGTTATAACCAAACCAAAATCTACCACTTAAAAACGTTCCCTTTGGTTACAGTGAAACCCAAACGTTCCTTGGACGTTTAGGGAACCACCCATATGAAACGTTAGCCAGTAGTTACACTGCTACCAACCAGCAACGTTATGCTTAgttgtttttcgttttttttcagaacttaaggtgtaattaaaaatTACACTTggaaaaatgtcatttttgtaATTGTAATTTTTCATTAATTTCTTATAATGCATGAATtgctcattattattattattgaaccaaaaacaaaatattaaaatacaaaatgtatgatatttgttttaaattcaGTGAAGGGACACAAACATAGGTCTACAAAGAATACAAAGTTATTTTGAGTATTTATGAATTTTATCTCTGAGTTATATTCATTTACcattattttatacattttcctTGAGCACACCTCCGCCCTTTTTGATGCTGCTGGGCTTCTGTAGCCCCTTCCCTCTGCCCTCACAGTCTCGTTGTGTTCTGCTGAGGGTAAGTTGTGTGAATAATACAACATTGACATCGTGTTATTTTCTTCGAAAATGTAGCCATTTATGATTTAAATATTTGTTGTACATTATTCTCTGTTACATACTTTATGTTACCAAGCTGTCttgtgttacttttttttttaccgttaaTATAAGTTTTATGGATGTTTTTAGATTCGCGTTTTTGGCGCGAATGCACGACATAGTCGTACAATAGAAGTAAATGCTATAGTTTGGATTCAAATAAAGAGCATAAGCTTACTACAACAGCTCTGTACTTTAATGCAGAAAGCAATTTTGTGGACAGGGAACTGCCGCCCTGCCTGTAGGAAAACATTCACATAAGGCAGGGGTTTTCAAATTCATTGAATGTGAGCCTCCCCTTGGAGTAGGTAAAGATAaccaagccccccccccccccccccccccaggttcCTACAGTAAATGCATCTTTCTTTTGTGTTCCTAGAATGGTGTGTTTCAAAAACAACTGATaatacatgtattttttttaattgtatttcttttaacAAAGTAGCCTACATTCATAAAAAAAGGCTTATTCATAAAATGTCCATCCAAATATTTCCATCTTAGAGGAAACATCACGAACAGAGGGAACAGAGGGCCTAAAATTGAACTGTCATTAGAACAAATTCATAAACGATCGTTTTCAACAGCAGACTAAACAGTGTCCAACTTAACTCATGTCAACAGGAGACGTCAActgaaataatgataataataataggcctaataataataaagatagaCGTCAACATATTCCATATTCTGATTTACTTTTTAGGCTAATTATACACAATTTAAACCTGTTGCTATTTTAACAACTCAATGCGAACAATGCGGACGCGCCTTTGATGCGCACAGCTGTTCAATGCGGGGTTGTACAGAAGACAGAAACAGCCGCAAGTCATCTTGTACTTGTAGCCTTGACCGGTATTTGTTTTTGATCAGGGTGAGAGCAGAAAACCCACATTCACACAGGTAAGTGGAGGTGAAGGGGATCAGGACTCTCATGGCTTTGGCGGACACATGGGGAAACTCGCTCTCGACACTCAACCAGAATCGCGTAATCGGCATTTCCACCAGTCTCTGTTTCAAGTCCACATTTGAGCTGAGCTCAACAAGAGCCTCCTCCTCTTGTATGCTCAGATCATCTCGGACTGTAGGTGGGAATGAGAAGGGGTTTCTGACCCACTGGTTTCCCAGTGGCTCCTCTCCGAAATACTGTCCGAACTGGTCGCGCAGCCCGCTCAGATGCGCGCTGATGACCTGTTTCACAGAGCTGAGCGGCAGCGCTGTCTTCTCCAGCGCATCCTCCAATGTTGGGAACATTTCAACAGAGCCCCTTCCAATACGGGCACGCCACACATCCAGCTTCTTCCTGAAGCTGGACACTTGGTCGTGTGCCGTATAAACATTGCACTCTTTGCCCTGGAGAGAAGTATTCAGGGTGTTGATCCGCTCGAAAATGTCAGACAGATATGCCAACAGCGCGAGCCAGTTCATGTCTTCCAGATGTTTTGCGAGAGGGGAGTTAATCTCGGTGAGGAAGAGGTAGACTTCTTCTCGCAACTCGCAGAGCCTGGTGAGGACTTTTCCCCGAGAGAGCCACCTCACCTCGGAATGCAGGAGCAGTTGCTTGAATTGAGCGCCCATTTCATCGCACAGGATTTTAAACAGGCGTGCGTTTAAGGCTCGTGATTTAATTGTGTTCACAATTTTCACTGCATTATCCAGAACCGCACGCAATTCGTTGGGCATCGTTTTtgctgctaaagcctggcgATGAATGATGCAGTGTTTCCAAACAGCGGCAGGGGCAACGGTCTGCACTTGTTTCACAAGACCGCTGTGACGGCCGGTCATGGCCCTTGCCCCATCCGTGCATATGCCACAACACCGACTCCACTCAAGGCCTTCGGCCTGGTAAAAATCATTCAGCGCCTTGAAAAGTTCATCTGCTGTTGTGCGGGCAGGGAGGGGAACGCAAAACAAAAAATCTTCGCGCACACTTTGCTCTTCAATAAACCTGACGTACACCATCAATTGAGCGCAGTGTGCAACGTCAGTGGACTCATCCAGTTGAATGGCGTGGATGGGGCTTTTGCGAACACTGTTCACCACCTGCTCTTTGACATCGTAAGCCATGTCGGATATTCGTCGCTGGATGGTGTTGTCAGACATTGGGATCGTGTCAAGTTTAGCTGCAGCTGCTTCTCCCAGCATCACTGAACACATATCTCTAGCTGCAGGGAGCaaaaaagtttctccatcaGTATGGGGCTTGCCTGCCTTCGCTATATGGAGAGCAGCTCGATAAGATGCCTCAGTTGCCTTAGCGTTAGTGGTGCCAAACGAAAGCATTACCGCTTTTTGTGATCTAAATTCATCAAGTTTCCTCTGAAAAAACTCCAGTGGCTTGTCAACTAAAGTCGTGTGTTTAGTTTCTACATGACGGCGCAGTTTACATGGCCGCATACTGTCATTTGCCAATGTCTCTTTACACACAACACATTGCGGCAGAGGTGCGCTCTCAGAACCAGACCACGTAAACCCTAATTTTAAATATTCAGGATCGTATTTCCTACGTTTTTTGGGGGGCTCCTCCCTTTCTGCTGACTTCTGTTGTGGTATCAGAAAACGACGCATTTTTCACTAGTCCTGCTTATTCACACACGGAAGCACGAACAATCAGTCTACTGAGATGTTGACAGAAACCGTTATATTTTTTCGCGGGTTTCGCGGGCTCGCGCGCCTCCCCTGCGACTCTTTGGCGCCCCCCAGGGGAGGCGCGCCTCACCTATTGAAAACCACTGACATAAGggattgagaatgaggagtcacgtgactccggtcggccatgttggcagaagacgcGAGTCACTCTTGAAAAGGTAACATTCATTTTTGTTGACTAGTTAAAGTTGCACTATGTAGGATGGCAGTaaaggcgtttttttttttcaaaatcagtgAAATATGTGTTCTCCTAATCTCTTGGACTGCACTTAATTAGTGCAGCTTTCATTCATTGTTTCTCCATTTATTGTTTATAGCATATTATTTGAACCAAAGATGAAATGGAATAAGTAAAATAGGCTACAATaaaataagttgttttaaatTCAGTTAAATGCAGACACACTCAAGTAAGTCAAGGGCCTAACTCCTTGATAATGAGTTCCATTGTTAGGTGAGCTATACACTATTTGCTATGCACTATATTGAAAAGGTTAATATTTTTTCTATGCATGGAAATACAGTTTTGTTCTACTTGCTGAAAAATCATCTCCTCACACAGATAACTACAAGCTGGCAGAGAAGAAATATGAGCAATATATGGTAAATTCCTGCACAGAGACAGATGATGGCACAGCCATTAACCAGAAAAGAGTGCGCAGGCCCCCCGGGGAAATTCCTCCAGTGAGGGTAAGGCCTCTTCAGTACAGACTGAATTAtgtacaaaattaaataaatgtttcccTGTCAGTACAAATGATGGTCTTTCGTTGCAGATGAGTCAGCTCTTCAGCCAAGGAAGCAGGCCAGGAATGTGGGTCGATGTGAAAGCCCAGTTGGTAAGTTTGTCAAATAATTTTGCGTATCTTGGTGCCAACATCACAGAAATCACCCATTACATGTTATGTGACTAATCtaattggttctttttttttcttttcagaacaACACATTCCTTCACCATCATCATGTAAGCGTTTTCCCAATTGTGTGATGCATTGGCATGGGCTACTGTTTTCAAATTACATACATAAGAATCTCGCCATATTATAATTGACATCTGTGTCATCTTTCTATGCAGGGCCTCAGAGCCGTGTAGCCGCCAGTCCCTCCAGCCATGCACCCAGCTGTCAGACGGGTGAAGACTCGGATATTGAGGAACAATCACTATTCCCGGAAGTCGAGGGTATATTTGCTTTGAATTATATATTTATACTATCTGATTACAAGCTCCTAACCAAGAAAGCAAGCCaacaattttcttttcaaaaacttCAGGAATGACCCATGGCGAAGAGCGGGGGGCATCAGGCATGGCTGTCCTAATAAAGCGTAAGTACTTGATACACAATTGATGTTCACACAGCAAAAGTGTTTTGAGTGTAAAACTACAATGAATTTCATCTCAATTCTACCTTTTAGTTATGAAAGAACAGAAGGCCATCCAGTTGCAAACAAGAAGAAGTAAGTACTACATGcacacattttcacatataACAAGTatattaatttttaaaaaataatatcaaTTCTATAATAAATACACCTAGCAATGGAAGAGCACATGGGGCGTGTGACCAGAAGGATGGAGGCTATCGAGAGGAGGATTGAGGGTTTGGAGAAGAAGTCTGACACGTTAGAGGCTGCTGTTCTCTCCAACCTGCCTCAGCATCAGCCTCCTCAGCAGGAAGAGGTCCTGCTGAGTCAATGTCAAACAGTGGAGGAGCTAGGAGTCTTGCCCAACCAGAGAGAAAGAACCAAATGGTAATTAATTGGTTATAATTATATATGAAGATGTATGCATGTAATGTGTTTAATTTGAATAATGAAAGTAGACCACATaagcttttcatttgttttcacttcatttaatttgtttagtctttttctaGAAACGTTTCCTGGGAAGCCTGGGTGGGGCGAATCCGGGGGCCGCCGTTCCGTGCATGTTACGCCAGGTGGCTACAAATCAGGTCCTGGGGGAGTACAGCCTGAGGGGGAGGAGGGCAAAAAAGGCCTTCCAGGGCCTGGCCCTGTACAAAGTTATTACCGGTAAGTTTAACAGGTATTTTTTACAATTCAGTGTTATGCCAAGTTTGATTGAGGTTTAAATGtgtaactttttttaaactttcattTAACTTTCATTTGTAGAGGCCTGCATGCAGAACTACCCGCTAACAAAGGTTGCTGACACAGAAGAGTGCATTAGCCATGCACTGAAATTTGCACCGCACAGAAGGTAAATGTAAACTTTAGTCTGTCATATCAATCTCTGAATAGTCACATTAATGAAATTAAATATTGGTACTAAGTTGGATTAAACCGTTTCGTATTCTTTTTAGGCCAGCTCCTCAAGACGGAACAGACTGAACCAAATACCATCATCAGCACCAGCACCCACAcccatttttttattattgtagttaattgtattttattcatactgtttttttgtttatattttattattattgttttattgaaatAAAACCATGCAAATACAACCATTTTTGatgtttattcttgtatttaacAGTATTGATTTGGTATTAAACATTCTCGTCCTGCAACATTTGCCATCACTGCTTAGCTCTGAAGTAAATAGTTGTcgtgcatttttacaaactagAAATATGATAACATTGTGGGAAAGAACCCAAATATGTAATCAACCATGTTACTAGAATGCATAGTAACCTTGTTACAGAGAACTGAAATAAAACGTTTGACTTTGGTTCTCTAAAGGTTTGGTTATAACCAAACCAAAATCTACCACTTAAAAACGTTCCCTTTGGTTGTATAGGGGAACCAACACATAATAAACAAGGTTGGGGGAACCTCATGAGAACGTCTAGGGAACCAAATATCTAACCAACAACGTTGTGGGAACCATATGGGAACGGCAAGGGAACGTAATGGGAACCACACACATAACGTTCTGGGAACCTAAATAAATGTTACCTGCTAACCAAattagaaccggaaaaaaaaaaaaaaaatcaacgtaCTCAGAACCTAAAAAACAACCAAGGGCTAACGTTCCAGGAACATTCTCGGAACGTCATCATGAcccctctgtcctttcaggctgctgctccacatttacagtagctgataatgtaaaacaacctactggctgaagtatttgcattaagttcatcatctccctcaggcttctcCAATGTTAttggtgcactacactgtacccatgtacgcatccaggcccctgctggacccgtggaggctgactatgtaaaccgaaaatttttccatatcctaaatgtacaggtacacttggggataattgtccatagactctgaactggatttctcattttgaaaaataccacatcaacccctttgagtaatgctgagcaatgttacatttatgccctgtgaaacctcatcattgactcctatcctccatTTCCACTAATAAAACAGAACTGAATACTGATAAACAGAACTAAGgggaaacaaagactgaatctaaatacagaaaacactaaGAGTAACGAATATAAATAACACCAACAACCAAGTccaaaaacataaccaaaaacccagatcctgacacTATGTACTCTTAAGAGCGACATGCTTCATGATCTGAGAGGTCTGACAAGAATAGGGCTCCTGAGCAGGTCCAAAAAATATCTACAAGCTATACCATTCAGAACTTTGCTCATTCTTGGCTCTGGTCTGCTTTTTGGGTCCAGATCCTCCACCGTGTGACATAGTGAAGAAATTATATTTTGAGATCAATCTTACAATGTAACAGCAGTGAATTTACTCACATATGTAATGTTGTTGGATGCTACTGGCAAAAAAAATATGGAAATCCATATAGAAATATATAGAAACTGATTGTGCCGGGTCCCTATGATGACACATCAACACAGCAATACATTACAACAGCACTTTGTCACCCTAGATGTATTTAGGCCATGACATCACTTGCTTAGGGTTCAAACTATTTTCTAAATGCAAGGAAGTGTCATTGTTTTGGACTAAGATACATTCTTTCTACCATTCCGCTGTGATGTTATCAGACGCTTTTATAGCAATTAAAGTAAAGTTGCTTTTATGACCACTAGATTTAGCATATTCTTTTTGGACATAGTTTCATAGCCCATTATTGCCTGCAAGGGCAAATGACCCATGGGTTTTTGTGAGAATGATCTCTTTTTGGTACCGCAGTCTCTACGTCTCTTTGAGTTGCCCTGTGAGCTGCCTCAGCTCTCTGTcatttgctttgttttcatATTACATATTGTATGCATTGATTGATGCACTTTTTCTTTGGGCCCTGCTGAAAGATATATGTGTCATAGTGTTGTGTTCCTGCTTGGCTCACAGTGCCACTGCAGAGGTTTTAAAGTGCTCTTTTCATTGGAAATTATTATGTTTCTAAATTAGCAGAGCAAGGTTCCCTATTGAGGTTTGCAGTTGTCTGTGATATGAAGAATCCAGCAAATCTTTGTCTTGAGGATCTGTCTTTCTTTTGGTTTCTCTCGAAGAAATGAGTAATAACTTATAAATAAGTAAGTAAGCAAGTGAGCTTATTTTAGGATGCACTACAGTTTGGTTATTATCCTGGAGTTGGTGTTGTAGGTCAGTGAGCCcactctcatctggacaaagcacgTAGCACGATGcagatcatgttttttttatttctcttgtgCTTTCAATACAACACAGCCTGTCCTATCATGTAAGAAACTGCAGAAAATACAGCTTGATGCCTGCGCAGCCACCTGGATTATTGACtatctgacaaacagaccacagtttgtgagactgaagggttgtgtgtgtcagcagcaCAAGTGCACCACAAGGGACTGTACTCTGTGtctcttcactctgtacacatcagacttcaagTGCAATTCACCTGTCCTCTTCAGAAAtactcagatgactctgcagttgttgagTGTATCAGTGATGGAAAAGAGGCCGAGTGCAAGGAACTGGTCAATCACTTTCTGGCATATTGTGGGATCAGTCACCTCATCTTGAACTCAAACAAAATAGAAAAGATGATTATGGATTTTTGGAGAACCAGAGGTAAGCTAcccagatagcagtggactccgggGCGGATCCGCCCTCAAGCCGGGCAGGGCCGCCATCCTGATCAACCGCTCGCCCCGCCTCCACAAGCTAAGCACTGTCTCCATCCTAGGTGAAGAGGTGGAAGTGGATAAGGAAAACAGATCTCTGGGGAGTCTATTTGGACAGCGATGCCAAATGCAGCACAGCACCGAGGCTGTCTTCAAGAAAGGACATAACAGACTGAACTACTTGAGGAAATTAAGCCCCCTTTACTGTCCACATAGACATGCTGCATATTTTCTACAAGTCTTTGGTGGAGAGTGGAATCTGCTTAGCAGCAATCAATTGGGACGGCAGCATCAAAGCCAGAGACTcacagaaactgaacaaaccGATAAAGAAGGCTGACTCTGCGTTGAGGACTGCTCTGAAACTCGTAAAAAGAAGAATGCTCCACAAGCTAATAAACATAACATAGCACAACACTATATATCCTCGACATGACTTTATATACATAACTGAGTGTGAtcagaaaaagaagacaaaaattaCAGCAACACTTTAATTTCTCTTTTGGACAAATGgcgtatttttttcatttatttttcatttctgtgtTACTGAGAGGATTTCACCTCACTGTCTTTTGGGCACCCTGGAAAACATGTTTTGAATTGATGCCTTAATCCATTTTTAACAAAACTCAGAAAATATTTGTGGAAAGCACTATTGCTGAGATATTTTATGAGGGACAAAGGTGAAAGTTAGATTATTATAACATTTTAACGT encodes:
- the LOC142388714 gene encoding zinc finger BED domain-containing protein 5-like; its protein translation is MAYDVKEQVVNSVRKSPIHAIQLDESTDVAHCAQLMVYVRFIEEQSVREDFLFCVPLPARTTADELFKALNDFYQAEGLEWSRCCGICTDGARAMTGRHSGLVKQVQTVAPAAVWKHCIIHRQALAAKTMPNELRAVLDNAVKIVNTIKSRALNARLFKILCDEMGAQFKQLLLHSEVRWLSRGKVLTRLCELREEVYLFLTEINSPLAKHLEDMNWLALLAYLSDIFERINTLNTSLQGKECNVYTAHDQVSSFRKKLDVWRARIGRGSVEMFPTLEDALEKTALPLSSVKQVISAHLSGLRDQFGQYFGEEPLGNQWVRNPFSFPPTVRDDLSIQEEEALVELSSNVDLKQRLVEMPITRFWLSVESEFPHVSAKAMRVLIPFTSTYLCECGFSALTLIKNKYRSRLQVQDDLRLFLSSVQPRIEQLCASKARPHCSH